The following coding sequences lie in one Benincasa hispida cultivar B227 chromosome 6, ASM972705v1, whole genome shotgun sequence genomic window:
- the LOC120079139 gene encoding uncharacterized protein LOC120079139 has translation MKAIFQGLIEDVMEVFMDDEKDELISTKTLIGPCVSTDYRKLNKDTRKDHFSLPFIDQMVDRLAGRCLLVCALPLPLFQCCMMAIFQRLIEDVMEVFMDDFFVFGSSFDTCLAKQFDFVVKDKKGCENMVVDYLSRNENENDQTSSSITEDFPEEQLYQVKGAVSWD, from the exons ATGAAGGCTATTTTTCAGGGGCTTATAGAAGATGTGATGGAAGTCTTCATGGATGACGAAAAAGATGAACTCATATCCACCAAGACATTGATAGGACCATGTGTCAGTACTGATTACAGGAAGTTGAATAAAGATACTAGAAAAGATcatttttctcttccttttatTGATCAGATGGTTGATAGACTTGCAG GAAGATGTCTTTTGGTTTGTGCATTGCCCCTGCCACTTTTTCAATGTTGCATGATGGCTATATTTCAGAGGCTTATAGAAGATGTGATGGAAGTCTTCATGGAtgacttttttgtttttggctCTTCTTTTGATACTTGTCTTGCTAAAC AATTTGACTTTGTAGTGAAAGACAAGAAAGGATGTGAGAATATGGTAGTTGACTACTTGTCTAGAAATGAGAATGAGAATGATCAGACAAGTTCATCAATCACTGAGGACTTTCCTGAGGAACAATTGTATCAGGTAAAGG